One window of Nostoc sp. C052 genomic DNA carries:
- a CDS encoding metalloregulator ArsR/SmtB family transcription factor translates to MQPEQFNILLRFFKALADDSRLKIVGILANQECSVEELAVLLQLKEPTVSHHLGKLKELNLVTMRPEGNSRLYQLDSEALQSISKEIFTPEKIASLIGDVDTEAWESKVLKNYFEGDRLKEIPASRKKRLVILKWLTNQFDVGVNYPERLVNDILKRYHPDCATLRRELIACQLMQREDGVYWRIT, encoded by the coding sequence ATGCAGCCAGAGCAATTTAACATATTACTGCGCTTTTTCAAGGCATTAGCGGATGATAGCCGATTGAAGATTGTAGGTATCCTGGCGAATCAGGAGTGCAGCGTCGAAGAATTGGCGGTGCTACTGCAACTCAAGGAACCGACAGTATCTCATCATTTAGGGAAACTGAAGGAGCTAAATTTGGTGACAATGCGCCCTGAAGGTAATAGTCGGCTATATCAATTGGATAGCGAGGCTTTGCAAAGCATTAGCAAGGAAATTTTTACACCTGAGAAAATAGCATCCTTGATTGGGGATGTGGATACTGAAGCTTGGGAAAGCAAAGTGTTGAAAAACTATTTCGAGGGCGACCGCCTCAAAGAAATTCCTGCTAGTCGCAAAAAGCGCCTAGTTATTCTTAAGTGGTTAACAAACCAGTTTGATGTCGGAGTCAACTACCCTGAACGCCTTGTAAATGACATTCTCAAGCGCTACCATCCTGACTGCGCCACCCTGCGACGGGAGTTGATTGCTTGCCAGTTAATGCAGCGAGAGGATGGGGTTTATTGGCGTATAACATAG
- a CDS encoding glutamyl-tRNA reductase, with amino-acid sequence MNIAVVGLSHKTAPVEVREKLSIPESQIESAIAQLASYPHIDEVAILSTCNRLEIYIVTSEADQGIREVTQFLAEFSKLPGQSLRQHLFMLLHDDAVMHVMRVAGGLDSLVLGEGQILAQVKTTHKLGQQYSGIKTILNRLFKQALTAGKRVRTETSIGTGAVSISSAAVELAQIKVANLAACRVVILGAGKMSRLLVQHLLSKGAVQISIVNRSRDRALELTKQFPQQPINIHPLSEMMSVIADSDLVFTSTSATEPILDRAKLEMVLEVQRSLMLFDISVPRNVHTDVNELENVQAFNVDDLKAVVAQNYESRRKIAQEAERLLEEEVEAFDIWWRSLETVTTISCLRNKVETIREQELEKALSRLGSEFAEKHQEVIEALTRGIVNKILHDPMVQLRSQQDVEARRRCMQTLQMLFNLDAEEQFS; translated from the coding sequence ATGAATATAGCAGTGGTGGGGTTAAGCCATAAGACAGCCCCAGTAGAAGTCCGGGAAAAACTGAGCATTCCAGAATCACAAATTGAAAGTGCGATCGCTCAGTTGGCTAGCTATCCCCATATAGACGAAGTTGCAATTCTTAGCACTTGTAACCGCCTGGAAATTTACATTGTTACCAGTGAAGCAGACCAAGGTATCCGGGAAGTTACCCAGTTTCTTGCAGAATTCAGTAAGTTACCTGGGCAGTCTTTGCGACAGCATTTGTTTATGCTGCTACATGATGATGCCGTGATGCATGTGATGCGGGTAGCAGGTGGTTTAGATAGTCTGGTTCTCGGAGAAGGTCAAATTCTGGCTCAGGTGAAGACTACTCACAAACTGGGGCAGCAATATAGCGGTATAAAAACCATTTTGAATCGATTATTTAAACAAGCGCTAACAGCTGGTAAGCGGGTTCGCACTGAAACTAGTATTGGTACTGGGGCTGTATCTATTAGTTCGGCAGCTGTGGAGTTAGCACAGATAAAAGTGGCAAATTTAGCTGCTTGCCGAGTGGTAATTTTGGGTGCTGGTAAAATGTCGCGGTTGCTGGTGCAACACCTACTTTCTAAAGGTGCTGTACAAATTAGTATTGTAAACCGCTCTCGCGATCGCGCCCTAGAATTAACAAAGCAATTCCCTCAGCAACCGATCAATATTCATCCGCTATCGGAAATGATGAGCGTAATTGCCGATAGTGATTTGGTATTTACAAGTACTTCGGCAACAGAGCCAATACTTGACCGCGCCAAATTGGAAATGGTTTTAGAAGTTCAGCGCTCTTTAATGTTATTTGATATCTCTGTGCCGCGTAATGTTCATACGGATGTAAACGAATTAGAAAACGTGCAGGCGTTTAATGTGGATGATTTGAAGGCAGTAGTGGCACAAAACTACGAAAGCCGTCGCAAGATTGCACAGGAAGCCGAGCGACTTTTAGAAGAAGAAGTGGAAGCCTTTGATATTTGGTGGCGCAGTTTAGAAACTGTTACCACTATTAGCTGTCTGCGAAATAAAGTCGAAACCATCCGCGAACAAGAGTTAGAAAAAGCTTTATCGAGATTGGGTTCGGAATTCGCTGAAAAACATCAAGAGGTGATTGAAGCATTAACACGGGGAATTGTCAATAAAATTTTACATGACCCGATGGTGCAATTGCGATCGCAGCAAGATGTGGAAGCCAGAAGGCGCTGTATGCAAACTCTGCAAATGCTGTTCAACCTCGATGCAGAGGAACAGTTTAGTTAA
- a CDS encoding cytotoxic translational repressor of toxin-antitoxin stability system — MSLEMRYARSFLLDLKNLEPAAYERVYDFVFIELAQKWQLSDLQELRQLDGEGIFHRFTLDNYLIGIEIRGEIVKFLRVIPMPDV, encoded by the coding sequence GTGAGTCTGGAAATGCGCTATGCAAGGTCTTTTTTACTAGACCTGAAGAATCTAGAACCTGCCGCCTACGAGCGGGTGTATGATTTTGTTTTTATTGAGTTAGCCCAAAAGTGGCAGTTGAGTGATTTACAAGAACTACGACAGCTTGATGGTGAAGGCATTTTTCACCGCTTCACCCTAGATAATTATCTGATTGGTATAGAAATCAGGGGTGAAATTGTGAAATTTCTGCGTGTCATCCCTATGCCAGATGTTTAA
- the tadA gene encoding tRNA adenosine(34) deaminase TadA produces MLTKYTEYLIHQKWMSYAVELAKTAGDAGEIPVGAVIIDSTGKLLAQGENRKERDKDPTAHAEILALKTAATTLQNWHLNECTLYVTLEPCPMCAGAILQARLGLLVYGVDDTKTGAIRTVINIPDSAASNHRLQVIGGILESACRQQLQTWFATRRRRGK; encoded by the coding sequence ATGCTAACTAAGTATACAGAATATCTTATACATCAAAAATGGATGAGTTATGCCGTAGAATTAGCAAAAACAGCAGGTGATGCAGGTGAAATCCCTGTCGGTGCTGTTATCATTGATTCAACAGGCAAATTGCTAGCACAAGGAGAAAACAGAAAAGAGCGCGATAAAGATCCTACCGCTCATGCGGAAATTCTCGCTCTCAAGACAGCTGCAACAACTTTACAAAATTGGCATCTTAATGAATGCACCCTCTACGTAACTCTCGAACCTTGTCCGATGTGTGCAGGTGCGATTTTGCAAGCGCGTCTAGGACTACTTGTATATGGAGTAGACGATACAAAAACTGGCGCAATTCGTACAGTTATTAACATACCCGATAGCGCTGCTTCAAATCACCGCTTACAAGTAATCGGAGGCATTCTGGAGTCAGCTTGTCGTCAGCAATTACAGACTTGGTTTGCCACTAGGCGGCGTCGGGGAAAATAA
- a CDS encoding BolA family protein, with protein sequence MISPQQVEAMIKAELPDAQVQVQDLTGGGDHYQVTVVSSRFAGKGLVQQHQLIYGALGQAMSTEAIHALALKTYTPEAWQATASS encoded by the coding sequence ATGATTAGTCCGCAGCAGGTTGAGGCAATGATCAAGGCGGAACTGCCAGACGCCCAGGTTCAGGTGCAAGACTTGACTGGTGGCGGGGACCACTATCAGGTGACAGTAGTTTCATCGCGCTTTGCAGGTAAAGGACTAGTGCAACAGCATCAGTTAATTTATGGTGCGTTGGGACAAGCTATGTCAACTGAAGCGATTCATGCCTTGGCATTAAAAACATACACTCCTGAAGCATGGCAAGCAACAGCAAGTTCCTAA
- the glpX gene encoding class II fructose-bisphosphatase yields the protein MENTLGLEIIEVVEQAAIASAKWMGKGEKNIADQVAVEAMRERMNKIHMRGRIVIGEGERDDAPMLYIGEEVGICTQPNAESFCNPDELIEIDIAVDPCEGTNLVAYGQPGSMAVLAISEKGGLFAAPDFYMKKLAAPPAAKGKVDINKSATENLKILSEVLDRGIDELVVVVMKRERHNDLIKEIREAGARVALISDGDVGAAISCGFAGTNIHALMGIGAAPEGVISAAAMRALGGHFQGQLIYDPAVVKTGLIGESKEANIERLKSMNINDPDKVYDAHELASGETILFAASGITTGNLMQGVRFFKDGARTQSLVISNQSKTARFVDTIHLFGEPKVLQLN from the coding sequence GTGGAAAATACACTTGGGTTAGAGATTATTGAAGTAGTGGAACAAGCGGCGATCGCATCCGCAAAGTGGATGGGGAAAGGCGAAAAAAACATCGCTGACCAGGTAGCTGTAGAAGCGATGCGGGAACGGATGAATAAAATCCACATGCGTGGTCGCATCGTCATCGGGGAAGGCGAACGCGACGACGCACCGATGCTATACATCGGAGAAGAAGTTGGTATCTGTACCCAACCAAATGCTGAAAGTTTCTGTAACCCAGATGAACTAATTGAAATTGATATCGCAGTTGACCCCTGTGAAGGTACGAACTTGGTAGCTTATGGACAACCTGGTTCGATGGCTGTGTTGGCAATTTCTGAAAAGGGCGGATTATTTGCTGCTCCTGACTTTTACATGAAAAAGTTAGCAGCACCTCCCGCAGCTAAGGGTAAGGTAGACATCAACAAGTCAGCCACGGAAAACCTGAAGATTCTCTCTGAGGTTTTAGACCGGGGTATTGATGAACTTGTAGTAGTAGTCATGAAGCGCGAACGCCATAACGATTTAATTAAAGAAATTCGTGAGGCTGGAGCGAGAGTCGCCCTAATTTCAGATGGTGATGTGGGTGCAGCTATCAGCTGTGGTTTTGCTGGAACTAATATCCACGCGCTGATGGGTATCGGTGCGGCTCCTGAAGGTGTAATCTCGGCAGCAGCAATGCGTGCTTTGGGTGGACACTTCCAAGGTCAACTGATCTACGATCCAGCAGTAGTAAAAACAGGTCTGATTGGAGAAAGTAAAGAAGCCAACATAGAGCGTTTAAAGTCTATGAATATCAATGACCCCGATAAGGTCTATGATGCTCATGAACTGGCATCTGGTGAAACTATTCTGTTCGCTGCTAGCGGCATTACCACTGGTAATCTCATGCAAGGTGTGCGTTTCTTCAAGGATGGGGCAAGAACTCAAAGCTTGGTTATTTCCAACCAGTCGAAAACGGCTCGATTTGTTGACACAATTCACTTGTTTGGTGAACCAAAAGTTCTTCAACTGAACTAA
- a CDS encoding 1-acyl-sn-glycerol-3-phosphate acyltransferase encodes MMEFYSSSDNCQRTPVNPQVDSATSKVSPWLSPLAHLLGRHCLLPLFFGQIRITGQKNIPITGPVILAPTHRARWDALLVPYATACLRKQDLRFMVTIDECQGLQGWFVRRLGGFPVNSKHPSIRTLRHGVELLQQQKTLVIFPEGNIFRDGQVHQLKPGIARLALNAESSHSGLGVKIIPIGINYSQPYPNWGTDVSIDIGSPIRVRDYMSGCIKQDAKSITVDLAKALQQLSHQETKVTNHAFAEITNS; translated from the coding sequence ATGATGGAATTTTATTCTTCATCCGATAACTGCCAGCGCACACCAGTAAATCCTCAGGTAGATAGTGCTACCTCAAAGGTTTCTCCTTGGTTAAGTCCTCTGGCACATTTATTAGGGCGTCACTGCTTATTACCATTATTCTTTGGACAAATTAGAATAACCGGACAAAAAAATATCCCCATAACTGGGCCTGTGATCCTTGCACCTACCCATCGGGCGCGTTGGGATGCCTTGCTCGTACCCTATGCTACCGCTTGTCTGAGAAAACAAGACTTGCGGTTTATGGTGACAATTGACGAATGCCAAGGTTTGCAAGGCTGGTTTGTCCGACGTTTGGGTGGGTTTCCTGTAAATTCAAAGCATCCATCAATCCGCACGCTGCGACATGGAGTCGAGCTACTTCAGCAACAAAAAACCCTGGTAATCTTTCCAGAAGGTAACATTTTTCGTGATGGTCAAGTTCACCAGTTGAAACCAGGAATTGCTCGTCTTGCTTTGAATGCTGAATCTAGTCATTCGGGGCTGGGAGTGAAAATTATACCTATAGGCATTAATTACAGCCAACCTTATCCCAATTGGGGTACAGATGTGAGTATTGACATTGGTTCCCCAATTAGGGTAAGGGATTACATGAGTGGATGTATAAAACAAGATGCCAAAAGTATTACAGTTGATTTAGCCAAGGCACTGCAACAACTAAGTCATCAAGAAACAAAAGTTACTAATCACGCATTTGCAGAAATTACTAATTCTTAA
- the grxC gene encoding glutaredoxin 3, with product MLDFLNPLFNRHPERVKANVELYTWQTCPYCIRAKILLWWKGVNFTEYKIDGDEAARAKMAERANGRRTVPQIFINNQHIGGCDDLYQLDTQSQLDPLLAQVAI from the coding sequence ATGCTGGACTTTCTTAATCCCCTTTTCAATCGCCATCCAGAGCGAGTCAAAGCCAATGTCGAACTTTACACATGGCAAACTTGTCCTTACTGCATTCGTGCCAAAATACTGCTGTGGTGGAAAGGCGTAAATTTTACTGAATACAAAATCGACGGTGACGAAGCAGCCAGAGCCAAAATGGCAGAACGCGCTAACGGTCGCCGTACAGTACCACAAATTTTTATTAATAACCAGCACATTGGTGGCTGCGATGACCTTTATCAGCTAGACACACAAAGTCAACTCGATCCCCTTTTAGCCCAAGTCGCTATTTAG
- a CDS encoding response regulator transcription factor, whose protein sequence is MGSVCIEIIEGNPHLRSLLGWHLQQLEYRVHQAASIYQAREVFLSHQPTLVILDADLPDGDGIEFCRWLHRQQQPLILMLSARNSEADIVAGLKAGADDYLSKPFGMQEFLARVEALIRRKRTPTAPAYLDYGTLQIDLVQRRVRFQGEFIDLTPQEFSLLYVLAQAGGVPLSRSELLRRAWPDAIDNPRTIDTHVLSLRKKVELDPRQPNLIQTIRNVGYRFNMEILNTNISQSQTTKLARERFNNQRSTLSSSQV, encoded by the coding sequence GTGGGTTCGGTTTGTATAGAAATCATTGAGGGGAATCCCCATCTGAGGTCGTTGTTGGGTTGGCACTTGCAACAACTGGAATACCGTGTGCATCAAGCTGCCAGTATTTATCAAGCAAGGGAAGTATTTTTAAGCCATCAACCAACACTGGTAATTTTAGATGCAGACCTACCTGATGGTGATGGCATTGAGTTTTGTCGTTGGTTGCATCGTCAGCAACAGCCTCTAATCTTAATGCTATCTGCTCGTAATAGTGAAGCTGATATCGTTGCAGGTTTAAAGGCGGGTGCAGATGATTACTTGAGCAAACCTTTTGGGATGCAAGAGTTTTTGGCACGGGTAGAGGCACTAATTCGCCGGAAGCGCACACCTACTGCACCAGCTTATTTGGATTATGGCACTTTGCAAATCGATTTAGTTCAGCGCCGCGTCCGTTTTCAGGGGGAGTTCATTGACTTAACGCCCCAGGAATTCAGTTTGCTATACGTTTTGGCACAAGCTGGGGGAGTACCTCTAAGTAGGTCGGAATTATTGCGTCGTGCTTGGCCGGACGCTATTGATAACCCTCGTACCATTGATACTCACGTTTTATCGCTGCGGAAAAAGGTTGAACTTGACCCCCGGCAACCTAATTTGATTCAAACTATCCGTAATGTTGGATACCGTTTTAATATGGAAATTTTGAATACCAACATTTCACAGTCACAAACAACAAAGTTAGCAAGAGAGAGATTTAATAATCAACGTTCAACACTTAGTAGTAGTCAAGTGTGA
- a CDS encoding DUF981 family protein, whose product MFIDYITLMLINMVAGLFLLADYVYRGIDSSNQRQWIPGFGITGAIAVTTGLHMSFTWPVIGSFNIAFGETSVLFGILFIAAAIALAQGWDLLTIAIYGFFAGAVAIVVGIRIINLNLTKQPLLSGIGFILTGLGGIFAAPTLYWKTNRTWRLIGVAVLIVAALIWALTGYLSYWNHLESFQKWVPAPMR is encoded by the coding sequence GTGTTTATCGACTACATCACCCTCATGTTAATTAACATGGTGGCTGGCTTATTTCTACTAGCTGACTATGTGTATCGTGGTATAGATAGTTCTAATCAAAGACAGTGGATTCCGGGTTTTGGAATTACGGGTGCGATCGCAGTTACAACTGGTTTACACATGAGCTTCACTTGGCCAGTTATCGGAAGCTTTAATATTGCCTTTGGTGAGACGAGTGTCCTATTTGGAATCTTGTTTATTGCAGCGGCGATCGCCCTGGCTCAAGGTTGGGATTTATTGACAATAGCAATTTACGGCTTCTTTGCTGGTGCAGTTGCGATCGTAGTCGGTATCCGCATTATCAACTTAAATTTGACAAAGCAACCGCTTTTATCGGGAATCGGCTTTATTTTAACTGGCTTAGGTGGTATTTTTGCCGCGCCAACCCTTTATTGGAAAACCAACCGAACCTGGCGGCTAATTGGCGTAGCAGTGCTGATAGTAGCCGCTCTAATTTGGGCATTGACTGGATATTTGTCTTACTGGAATCATTTAGAGAGTTTCCAAAAGTGGGTTCCAGCGCCGATGCGGTAA
- a CDS encoding Uma2 family endonuclease, producing MVITPNTASEVIYPESDGQPMADNTKQFRWIVTIKENLEILFASQPDVFIAGDLFWYPVASNPNIKQAPDILVVFGRPKVDRGSYKQFEEDNIPPQVVFEILSPGNTTKEMANKLLFYQRYGVEEYYIYDPDRNELTGFLRSEDWLQEINQIHGWISPRLGIRFELTPQTLEIYRLDGYKFLTPVELDQVRTQERQAKEIALQQLEEERQRYQDLLTRLQERGIDPEQLL from the coding sequence ATGGTAATCACTCCTAATACCGCATCTGAGGTCATCTACCCCGAAAGCGACGGACAACCAATGGCGGATAATACCAAGCAGTTTCGCTGGATAGTAACTATTAAAGAAAATTTAGAAATTTTATTTGCATCCCAACCAGATGTATTCATCGCCGGAGATTTATTTTGGTATCCAGTTGCAAGCAATCCTAACATCAAACAAGCACCAGATATTCTGGTAGTGTTTGGTAGACCCAAAGTAGATAGGGGCTCTTACAAGCAATTTGAAGAAGATAATATTCCGCCACAGGTGGTATTTGAAATATTATCTCCTGGTAATACAACTAAAGAAATGGCAAATAAACTCCTGTTTTATCAACGCTATGGAGTTGAAGAATATTACATTTACGACCCAGACCGAAATGAATTAACAGGTTTTCTGCGCTCAGAAGATTGGTTACAGGAAATTAATCAGATTCATGGATGGATAAGTCCCCGTTTGGGAATCCGCTTTGAACTCACCCCACAAACCCTAGAAATATATCGCCTTGATGGATATAAATTTCTTACACCTGTTGAGCTTGACCAAGTACGTACACAAGAACGTCAAGCTAAAGAAATAGCTCTCCAGCAACTAGAGGAAGAACGCCAACGATATCAAGATTTATTGACACGACTGCAAGAACGGGGAATTGACCCAGAACAACTCTTGTGA
- a CDS encoding ABC transporter ATP-binding protein translates to MVNNYSSPLPLLVATGLSKSFGGVKAVNEAKIEVAKGSITGLIGPNGAGKTTLFNLLSNFIRPDKGRVIFDGEPIHNLQPYQIAQQGVIRTFQVARTLSRLSVLENMLLAAQKQTGENFWQVQLQPHIVAKEEKQLEERAMFLLESVGLEKKAHDYAGCLSGGQRKLLEMGRALMTNPKLILLDEPAAGVNPRLIDDICDRIITWNRQDGMTFLIIEHNMDVVMSLCDRVWVLAEGQNLADGTPSEIQTNPKVLEAYLGK, encoded by the coding sequence TTGGTAAATAACTATTCATCCCCACTTCCCCTTTTGGTAGCCACTGGACTTTCTAAAAGCTTTGGCGGTGTCAAAGCAGTTAATGAGGCGAAAATCGAAGTTGCTAAAGGCAGCATTACGGGCTTAATTGGCCCCAATGGTGCTGGAAAAACTACTTTATTTAACTTACTCTCAAACTTCATCCGCCCCGACAAGGGACGAGTGATTTTTGATGGCGAACCAATTCACAATTTGCAACCATATCAAATCGCCCAGCAGGGGGTAATCCGCACTTTTCAGGTTGCACGCACTCTTTCGCGGTTGTCGGTGTTAGAAAATATGCTGCTGGCGGCGCAAAAACAAACTGGTGAAAATTTTTGGCAGGTGCAGTTGCAACCGCACATTGTCGCCAAGGAAGAAAAGCAACTCGAAGAGCGAGCAATGTTTTTATTAGAATCAGTGGGCTTGGAAAAAAAAGCACACGATTATGCTGGTTGCTTGTCTGGTGGACAACGTAAGCTGCTAGAAATGGGACGGGCGTTGATGACTAATCCCAAGTTAATTTTGTTGGATGAACCAGCCGCCGGGGTGAATCCCAGGCTGATTGATGATATTTGCGATCGCATTATCACTTGGAACCGCCAAGATGGCATGACTTTTTTGATTATCGAACACAATATGGATGTGGTGATGTCCTTGTGCGATCGTGTTTGGGTACTTGCTGAAGGACAAAATTTAGCTGACGGTACACCCTCGGAGATTCAAACTAATCCCAAAGTTCTAGAAGCTTATTTGGGCAAATAA
- a CDS encoding branched-chain amino acid ABC transporter permease, whose product MVDYLIFLAISTALFALFALGLNLQWGFTGLINFGHIAFMTLGAYTTVLLSLKGVPLLISAIAGAIVAALLGLIIGFATLRLREDYLGIVTIGTGELIRLVVNNQDLPVGDTWISGAFGVQSYSIPLSTEPNLFVRFGMIGLLTLLAAVTFFTLWRWIRTTQVSRTTDLGKRTTSKQEFVSRLGVGIVLAILAAAIYISGVIGLYNYNPKAGLMLVLLLVLALVYWRLEILVRSPWGRILKAIREDEEIPKALGKNVFWYKLQSLMLGGAIAGIAGAFFAWQLGAIYPDNFQPQITFDTWIMVILGGSGNNVGTILGAVIFFAYDALTREVLPRIVPLDEARLGAFRIMVIGLILMVLMIWRPQGILGKKEELTLGK is encoded by the coding sequence ATGGTTGACTATCTAATTTTCTTAGCAATTTCTACAGCACTTTTCGCTCTATTCGCACTCGGACTCAATTTGCAATGGGGCTTCACTGGACTCATTAACTTTGGTCATATTGCTTTCATGACTCTGGGAGCATATACAACCGTATTGTTAAGCTTAAAGGGTGTACCCCTACTGATATCGGCAATAGCTGGGGCAATTGTCGCCGCCTTGTTGGGTTTGATAATTGGTTTTGCAACTCTACGCTTACGGGAAGATTATCTAGGAATTGTCACCATTGGTACGGGCGAATTAATTCGCTTGGTGGTGAATAATCAAGATTTACCTGTCGGTGATACCTGGATTTCTGGGGCGTTTGGTGTGCAAAGTTATTCCATACCCCTATCCACAGAACCGAATTTGTTTGTCAGATTTGGGATGATTGGGTTGTTAACGCTGCTAGCTGCTGTAACTTTCTTTACCTTATGGCGATGGATTCGTACTACTCAAGTATCTCGGACTACTGATTTAGGCAAAAGGACAACTAGCAAGCAAGAATTCGTATCGCGTTTGGGTGTAGGAATTGTGTTAGCAATTTTGGCGGCAGCAATTTATATTTCCGGGGTGATTGGACTGTATAATTACAACCCAAAAGCGGGTTTAATGCTAGTGTTGCTGCTGGTTTTGGCACTTGTATACTGGCGGTTAGAAATTTTGGTGCGATCGCCTTGGGGTAGAATTCTCAAAGCCATCCGTGAAGATGAAGAAATTCCCAAGGCGCTGGGAAAAAATGTCTTTTGGTATAAATTACAATCATTAATGTTAGGGGGTGCGATCGCGGGTATCGCTGGTGCTTTCTTCGCTTGGCAACTGGGCGCTATTTACCCTGATAACTTTCAACCGCAAATTACCTTTGACACTTGGATTATGGTGATTTTAGGTGGTTCTGGGAATAACGTTGGCACAATCTTAGGTGCGGTAATTTTCTTTGCTTACGATGCGCTAACGCGAGAAGTCTTACCTAGAATCGTCCCCCTTGATGAAGCTCGTTTGGGTGCATTTCGGATCATGGTAATCGGACTAATTTTGATGGTACTGATGATTTGGCGTCCTCAAGGTATCTTAGGGAAAAAGGAGGAACTCACCCTTGGTAAATAA
- the grxD gene encoding Grx4 family monothiol glutaredoxin, giving the protein MTPELKEKIDNLVKQNKILVFMKGNKLMPQCGFSNNVVQILNTLGVPFETIDVLSDSEIRQGIKEYSNWPTIPQVYINGEFVGGSDILIELYQKGELQQKVEVAIAS; this is encoded by the coding sequence ATGACGCCAGAACTCAAAGAAAAAATTGATAACTTGGTAAAACAGAACAAGATTTTGGTTTTCATGAAGGGAAACAAGTTAATGCCCCAATGTGGTTTCTCCAACAACGTTGTGCAGATTCTCAATACCTTGGGAGTTCCCTTCGAGACAATTGACGTTCTATCCGACTCTGAAATCCGTCAGGGAATTAAAGAATACTCTAACTGGCCCACAATTCCCCAAGTTTATATCAATGGTGAATTCGTTGGTGGTTCTGACATCTTGATTGAACTGTACCAAAAAGGTGAATTGCAGCAAAAGGTAGAAGTCGCTATAGCCTCATAA
- a CDS encoding DUF6761 family protein, giving the protein MLQDTQTIRYYQRLTDAFIELWNRGYRTDDMRMYLDGYLAALRHSNVIEPFLIHRLEQEASRYLYDGSNFAVPQPQPQPDYY; this is encoded by the coding sequence ATGCTCCAAGACACACAAACCATCCGCTATTACCAAAGACTTACCGATGCCTTCATCGAGCTATGGAATCGCGGTTATCGCACGGATGATATGCGGATGTATTTGGATGGATATCTAGCCGCACTGCGACATAGCAATGTCATTGAACCTTTCCTGATTCATCGCCTAGAACAGGAAGCCAGCCGCTACTTGTACGATGGATCAAATTTTGCAGTGCCGCAACCACAGCCACAGCCAGATTACTACTAA
- a CDS encoding Uma2 family endonuclease codes for MQLETQKIYYTPEEYLEIEEKAEYKSEYRDGEIVPMTGGTTNHNKIALNLAASLKIALRRKNYDVYIGDVRLWIPRYRQHTYPDVMVIEGQPIYTGTSTTTVMNPMLIAEVLSKSTKNYDQGDKFLYYRSIPEFKEYILIDQYQYHVMQYVKTAESQWSFTELEHESAILSLQTVDFQIELRDLYEQVNFAENNED; via the coding sequence ATGCAGTTAGAAACACAAAAAATATATTACACACCTGAAGAGTATTTAGAAATTGAAGAAAAAGCAGAATATAAAAGCGAATACCGTGATGGAGAAATTGTACCGATGACAGGCGGCACTACAAATCATAATAAAATTGCTTTGAATTTAGCTGCATCCTTAAAAATTGCTTTAAGGCGTAAAAATTATGATGTTTATATTGGTGATGTACGTTTATGGATACCCCGTTATCGGCAGCATACGTATCCCGATGTGATGGTGATTGAGGGACAACCTATTTATACAGGAACTAGCACAACAACGGTTATGAACCCGATGTTAATTGCTGAAGTTTTATCTAAATCGACTAAAAATTATGACCAGGGCGATAAGTTTCTTTATTATCGCTCTATTCCCGAATTCAAGGAATATATTTTAATTGACCAATACCAGTATCATGTGATGCAGTATGTAAAAACTGCGGAAAGTCAATGGTCATTCACTGAACTTGAACATGAATCTGCAATTTTATCACTGCAAACAGTTGATTTTCAGATTGAATTGCGCGACCTTTATGAGCAAGTCAATTTTGCAGAAAATAACGAAGATTGA